One part of the Salvelinus fontinalis isolate EN_2023a chromosome 4, ASM2944872v1, whole genome shotgun sequence genome encodes these proteins:
- the LOC129853125 gene encoding arrestin domain-containing protein 3-like: MTINSFSIDYDAINAQNIFTSGDRLTGRITVDVSKETKIQSLTFLAKGKAIVRWTEHYGQYTTVVYYASEKYFKIENNILKKGRGNDCEIISPGRHVFPFTFQIPDRNIPSTFKARRGNIVYSLEAKLSRSMKVDKTAKTKFTFISKADISLPALMEPQHGTKDKDIVFFASGNISMSIHTEKMGYQQGETLEVTAHITNSSTRTIKPIFYFYEKKSFFARGERRVDTQNLVKEKGESIASSSRQIVTKLFTISADLTPTILNCHILKLEYRLKVALDVALTKNPEIKLPIIVLPATQGLGQEPPPYTLLPNIDGSASKQL; the protein is encoded by the exons ATGACTATCAACAGCTTCTCCATTGATTATGATGCGATCAATGCACAgaacatcttcaccagtggggaTCGTCTGACTGGGCGAATCACTGTGGATGTCTCAAAAGAAACTAAGATCCAGTCTCTCACTTTTTTGGCAAAAGGAAAGGCTATTGTGCGTTGGACTgaacattatggacagtatacaACAGTTGTATACTATGCCAGCGAGAAATACTTCAAAATTGAGAACAATATATTGAAGAAGGGAAGAGGCAATG ATTGTGAAATCATCAGTCCAGGGAGACACGTGTTCCCTTTCACGTTTCAAATTCCAGACAG AAATATACCAAGCACCTTCAAAGCCAGGCGAGGCAATATTGTCTACTCGTTGGAGGCAAAGTTGAGCAGATCAATGAAGGTGGACAAGACAGCCAAGACTAAGTTCACCTTCATCTCCAAAGCAGACATATCTCTTCCTGCATTAATG GAACCTCAGCATGGGACCAAGGATAAGGATATTGTGTTCTTTGCGTCTGGAAACATCTCTATGAGTATTCACACTGAGAAGATGGGATACCAGCAAG GTGAGACATTGGAAGTCACAGCACATATCACCAACAGCTCAACACGCACAATCAAGCCCATTTTCTACTTTTATGAAAAGAAGAGTTTCTTTGCCCGAGGGGAAAGAAGAGTCGACACGCAAAACCTTGTGAAAGAAAAAGGCGAGTCTATTGCTTCGTCCAGCAGACAGATTGTGACCAAGCTCTTCACCATCTCTGCAGACCTCACTCCAACCATCCTCAACTGCCATATACTCAAGCTAGAGTACAGACTGAAG GTTGCCCTTGATGTTGCCCTGACTAAAAACCCTGAGATCAAGCTACCCATCATTGTTCTCCCTGCAACTCAAGGTCTTGGGCAGGAACCCCCACCTTACACCTTACTCCCTAACATTGATGGGTCAGCCTCCAAGCAGCTATAG
- the LOC129853124 gene encoding arrestin domain-containing protein 3-like produces the protein MAVKHFSVDYNTINEHGTFSAGDTITGRVTLEASKETSLQSLFIKAKGKAEVKWTENEGENPVAYSGKKKYFSIQILLQEGKGDGSEIISPGRHVYPFTFQIPAKEMPSSYMGKWGKISYYLKAKLIRTLWLIDRAKTEFTYLSKTNMIIPGLREPQYGSKILFFASGNISMDIHIETMGYLSGEAIKILVEIHNNSTRTVTPNFYLCEEQSFFAKHKRKVYTNDIIKERGDPVTASTRQTVTKVLTIPPQLPVSLLDCSILKLEYRLKVTLDVPMAKDPEVTLPLVILLDKSIAAEERQQEYSWSK, from the exons ATGGCAGTAAAACACTTCTCAGTCGACTACAACACGATTAATGAACATGGCACTTTTTCAGCTGGGGATACTATCACTGGGCGGGTCACTTTGGAAGCATCCAAGGAGACCTCTCTCCAGTCTCTTTTTATCAAGGCAAAAGGGAAAGCTGAGGTGAAATGGACTGAAAATGAGGGTGAAAACCCTGTGGCCTACAGTGGCAAGAAGAAATACTTCAGTATTCAAATATTGTTGCAGGAAGGGAAGGGGGATG GCTCTGAAATAATTTCTCCTGGGAGACATGTGTACCCTTTCACCTTCCAGATTCCAGCCAA AGAAATGCCTTCATCTTACATGGGAAAATGGGGCAAAATCTCCTACTATTTGAAGGCCAAGTTGATCAGGACGCTTTGGTTGATAGACAGAGCCAAGACAGAGTTCACGTATCTGTCAAAGACTAATATGATCATTCCTGGACTGAGG GAGCCCCAGTATGGTTCCAAGATTCTATTCTTTGCCTCTGGAAATATCTCTATGGACATTCATATTGAGACAATGGGGTATCTATCAG GTGAAGCAATAAAAATCCTTGTTGAGATACACAACAACTCTACACGCACAGTAACCCCCAACTTCTACCTATGTGAAGAGCAAAGCTTCTTCGCCAAGCATAAAAGGAAAGTCTACACCAATGACATCATTAAAGAGAGAGGAGATCCTGTTACGGCTTCTACAAGACAGACTGTGACCAAAGTGCTGACTATCCCTCCACAACTTCCTGTCTCCCTCCTAGACTGCTCCATACTGAAGTTAGAGTACAGACTGAAG GTCACTCTTGACGTCCCAATGGCCAAAGACCCAGAGGTTACACTTCCCCTGGTTATCCTCCTGGATAAATCAATAGCAGCTGAGGAACGGCAGCAGGAATACAGCTGGTCTAAATGA